The DNA segment aGGCCAAGCTAGTCAGTGTGACCAAGCtaatcaaccagcatgaccaaattcaaatgctggtcaagagctggttaaccagatagcttaccagcatagggtgtATCTgtaccagcttagaccatctgaaaccagcttgGTCAATAGCTTGGTAAGTAAACATCCTTTAAGATGTTGTCAGGGATTCGCCCAGGGCAAACTCTATCAGGGCAGGTCACAGACTGTAGTGATATGAGCGGTTGGATCGTACCGGACACACAGTCCACCACCACAAGTGCTCCATCAGTGACCCGCAAGGCAGCTGTCACCTCTGAGGAAAAGTCCACATGTCCAGGTGAGTCTATGAGGTTGATGAGGAATCCACAGCCGTCCTTACTCTGCTTAATAAAGGCCAAGTCATTATCGCTCAGCTCATAGTACATGGAGATCGCCCTGTGGGGGAGAAAACACTTAGTTGAGCAGCTAAGAAAATGCACTACCCAGCTTCATTTATGAGCTAGAGTGTTAAATGCttgaattaattttatttaaatatttatttgataaatatttattaataatgtatttgatttttttatatgGGCCTGTTAGCAGCAGGGTTTTAGCATTTCAAAGTCTGAGCTTTTTGTGAttttgtgtcccaatacttgtccatatagtgtatttatagcCTATCTACATAGTCATATCATAATATTATGATCATCCCTGGTTTGGACTgaacttaccatataggagcactgtgtagttctataattccagactgtagtccatctgtgtgggtggtgggtcattctcagcactgtagtGACACTGACCTGCTGGTGgtttgagtggatcagacattgcagtgctgctggagtgtttaaacactgtgtccactcactgtccactctattaaacactcctacctagctggtccaccacgttgatgtaaagtcagagacagaagctctgatCTATTGCTACAccgtttgtgttggtcatccactagtccttcatcagtggtcacaggacactgcccactggacactgttggctggatatttcagTTTGGTGGATTGTTctcagtgatgctgaggtgttcagaaactccagcagcactgctgtgtctgatccacttgtattAGCGtgacacacactaacacaccaccaccacgtcagtgtcactgcagtgctgagaatgactgacccaccacctaAATAACACCTGCCCTGTGGTAAGACTGACGTCTTGTgaggtcctgagcattgaagaacagggtgaaagtaggctaacaaagtatacagagaaacagatggactacaggcTGGAATTATACTATATGCAAATAACTGAAAAAATGGATAAATGCATTGTGTAAAAAATGTGTAATCATTTTTGCTACATCTACAGAACGTGTCCTACAGAATGAGTTGTTCACTCTGGATGTTGTCTGCGGCATCTTCTCAGTTCTCATGCTGGAGATAATTGGCTGGGTTTGCTGGCTTGATGCCTCAAGCCCTGTTTTGGTATTCCAGCCCTGCCCTTAGCTTCTCAGCGTACACTGTGTTCTGCTGACTTACAAGCGACTCATTCCAAAAACACCTGTACTGGGGAGCTCACTGGttgttaaaggaatactcctGCAGTTTTCACTCTGATATCCATCTGCTTTATCTGCAGAATAGGGTTGATTGTCCTAGACTATAATCTCcctattattaataaaaaacagaaaactcgTTCACTCATAAAACATGTTTATAATAGTGGTGGTAAATATAACAATATGTTATCGTATGATACATTCTGtaattgtgatacacaatatacttTTGTCACAAATATATCGCTTCTTGCATGTTAATCTCCCATTACAGACTACTGTTTTTCTGTGCTTTTGTTCCTGAACTGCTCTGATAACAGGTCATTAATGTAGTCTTTCTAAACTACTTTCTTTACAGGCCCTTCACCAGACTATATACATTCCTAAGTCCCTTCTTCCTCCACGTCCTGAGCTGCCCGCTGCTGtcaagctcaatgctggtgttGGAGTCGGTTGCTGGTGTTGGTTGGAtgctgctgcctgcctgccCTCTAATTCAGGCTCTCCTGCTGTGTAAACTCAACAAAATTGCTACAATCCTCTTAAACcctttgtttttcctttctttttttctttctatctaaTGAACTGAGATGTTCCTAATGTTCTGTCCCAGTGCTTAACAATTCAGCCCCAATGTGATGCTGTCTTGCTCTGGATCCTCACATTAATTAATTCATGCCACTGCATAACTGTGTATATTGATGTTTAATCAGCATGGACttaaacattaacactgagcatgtgtTTATAGCTTTTGCTTACAGTTCATTCTTTCTGTCCAGTCATTCATATTGTTCTGTTTCTAATGTGCTATCCAATGTgctatataaacacattttaactTACTACGTTTCTGAGCATATTGTAAAGATCACCAGAACCCATTCCTACTTTATAATATGGGCAAATTGGCAAGGTGCTTTCAATGCAGATCTGTTTTCATGGGTGCATGGGTTTTTTCTGTCCTTCATTTGTTGCCACTTGAGACAACTTGAAGACACATGGAAATGCCAGGTGACCAGTTGTGAACAGAGACCAATCTTAATGCCGGGTGTGAACAAGGCCTCAGGTTTCAAGGTCTGACTGTTGCGTGCAGTCCTCTGCACAAAACACACCAACATTTACATCTCAGCTAAAGTGACAAGATGCAACTCAACGCCCTTGACTCGAGTTTGTGTCAAATTACCAGCCAGCTCTTCAGGTTAAAGCTGACAAATCTCCAACAGAGCTCAACTGAGCAGGTATAAATGTTGTAAGAATACATACATGCTTTATAACCTTAAATAAATGTGCAATAGTGATTCAACCAATGACgaaatgtagaaaacatggatgcCATGTTTCCATTCCCTTCACTTCTATGAGAAGCCAAAGAAGTCAAAATTGACctccatgttgtcaaatttacaaccagagtctgtgcagtagagaccagaggcagactaacctactcatttggtagacctgcccccttctcccagactgTGTGTCTCAGACCATCTTCACTAAGCTTTTAGGGCCTAAGCAGAGTGGATTTCCCCccggattcccagtttgtccagtaagaGGAATGgtttaacagtaaaagtgcagttcaTGTAGGATTCAGTACAACTCAGCTACTCAGCtacatgtaatgaacagaaagggcgCCATACAGGTCTCAATAATTTTATTCCTAAAAGTAACCCCGTAAGCCTTCTTATGATATAGCAGAgtaatggtttaaaaactgatttGAAGTGAAAATAATGTACGTGCCagtattagcacagggaaaactaGCTGTTGGAaatttggagacactggagatggaaagacaggtTAGAGGAGGGAACTGAGTTgggaaatgggctgttttgtcattaaaacatatggggatgggcggagctacacatcatactgcaaccagccagcagaggcacaAAACCTGTTGTTGCTTCACTGTCCATGTCTTTTTCTATAGTCACTGGCTTCAAAAACCTTCACAGCCTACATGTGCAATAGTCATTCATCAATGTGTAACCTTAATAAATGTGGCATACATGTGTTGTAACCTTCATAAATATATTACAGTTTTTCAAAGATATGTTGTAAAAGTTTTAAATGTGTTATAACCTTGAGAAACTTCAAAATAACCCTTCAAAATATGTTCATAAATGTTGTGCATGTGGTTAAAATATGGTATAACCCTTCATAAATATGTTATGACCCTAATAAATGTATGAAAATTACATCTTACAGCAGGTCATTTTGCTTATCCCTGGTTTTCTGCTTACGTGGATTTGATGGTGATGCAGCGCTCCTGCTCGTCCTTGCGCGTGTCGGTAAAACGAGTCTCTCCGGCCCGTGATGACGCAATGATGCCGGCTTTGGACACCAGCGAGTCGGTCAGGGTGGACTTCCCATGGTCTACGTGTGCGATCACAGACATGTTGCGGATGTTGGACTTCTTGTCCATGATGGCACGGATCTGGTCCACTGTAAAGTTCACCTGGCAGGAGGAATAAGAGCAAGGTCAGAGGAAATAAGGAAATCATGTAGAGTGTAAATCAACCTAAAACTAAACATAGCCAGCTGAACCTTTGGCTTTAGTAATTTAGTTATAAATATCTTGAGACGTAATGTTCAGTAACCAGTATTTCTGTATTATTGTAGTAACTACTTTAATTTTATTAGTCATTAAGATTTAAACATGTCATTTATAAGCTTCAAGACTCAAAGCTTAAAGGCCTTAAAGCTTAAAGATCTACTGGTGgtctaaaatgtatttttgaaaCCCACTGCAGGTGGAGTGGTTCAAGCAGCGTGTTATAAGACAAAGTAGTTCCTCTGTTTCCATTTTTATTTCTACACTATTTTACCACTCTGACTTTGTTTACGTATCAACCTCTGaattatacagaaatataaataaatagtgttTCAGTTCCAAACTTATGGTGAGGTTTCCAGAGCACAGCCCCAGCCCTGTTTGCCACCAAGATCATGTTATCTGGTTGAATGTAAGTTGTGATGTCGAGTGACCAAAACTCAGTCTCAGTCTAATGCCAGTGCCAATTTGACGTAGAATTACATGACATACTGTATAATGGCAACCACCCAGCCATCATGCTCATGttgggctcacatgggtggaacgttggctaggtgggttccaggtggggatgagctctgagtgggtttgtacatgaatggaccccatcgttacagcctaccctaatctcacatgggtcccatctaggccccgtatgcagtgtacaacccagatgggccCCATGTTTAGCACTAACCCCGGTGGACATACgtggaacccgaggacaaaacTTACTGGTCCCCAGTTGCGCTactcatacaggccccacatggacatgtaaaCTGGGCAGAATCCACCGTCTGCTCAATTTCATAACGTTAACATCcacacaatgtgaaattcaagcACTGTTACATGATGATAGGCCGTTTGTTTTAGGCGATGGTGTCATGGTGTAACCAAAATGTAGTGTGTGGTAAAGCTGCCGAATAAAACAGAGGGTAGGATCGATATTTCAAGAGGCTAAAAGCACcatattagaaaatgctcagTGAGGAAGTTATTATATTTGGATAGCCTAAATCACTGAATTGGGGTATTATGGggttttattaatgaatttattttttatttgccgGATACACTCACTTTCGTAACTACAGTAAGTACAGACTGTATGATGCACcagagaaaaacacatttatcaTGAAAAACTAGTGTGGTCTGCGCATGCGCGGAGCCTCTAAGGCGCACATATGGCTGTGTAGCGCAACTCGACGGGACCCAGGTGCCTcctgggaacacacacacacgcctcacGTTCAGCAGGACGTTCATTCACGTCCGTCATGTTTGCTATTAATCCAGATTAAACTCGTGTGACTCAGAAGCGGCCAAAGCTCCGACACCGCTTTACTTGCACTTCGGTTGCATCATCATTCATTACACAACTGACCGTCCAGCCCGCATTAGGCCGGACACAGCCGTTGTTTTGGTGAGGctagtgtgtgctgtgtgcacACTTTATCTAGAGCACCGCGTGATTAAGCCGAGGACTGGGGCTAATCAGTTAATGTCTATATGGCGATGCCTTAGTCCCGTTAGACTGCGAGCAATGGAATCGTGGCTAcagtatgtgtccaaatgtttgtggacaccccttctaatgaacacattcagctactttaagtttgcAGTTTGTCAaatccctgtagaaaagtgctGCCCACAGAATAGAACTCCCTGGAGTAGATAGGcatgatcctattggcaccatgcctaatgccaggcgtgggccaggggggtataaagcccccctcaccagcactgagctgtggagttgTGTTCTCTTTAAACGacggtgctccacccaatacttttgggatgagtccccaaaaacatcctgaccccacaaacgcttttgtcgctgaatgcaatcaaatcatcacagcaatgttccataGTCTTGTAGAAAGCATTCAATGGACAGTATAGAGAAGGAAAAACTCATTTTATAATAAtcttgacttcaggaaaacactgaatgagcaggtgtccgaatacttttgtctatatagtgtatcatGCTCAGTGTCAGTCCCGTTAGACTGCTAGTAATGGAACTGCAGCTACCtaatctttattattttcatttagcCCAAAGTAGAGCAGATCTAGGTGTGTGTTGTCGACCAATAAGCAGCTGAGAACCGAAGGTAAAGAGCAGTTAGGCTGCTAGATAAATACCGCTGCTGTTTCGCTGCCATTGCTAGGAGCTAAGCTAGACATTGCCCTGCTATCGGACTCAAATCTACACCTGTCCTAATCCCATATAGCCTATGTCTCCAGGAGCTGTGCCCGCCGCAGGTTAGGCGCAGACAAAAGCAGACTGAGGTGAAATGAAGAGCTCCAACCACTTACCATCTTGGCAGGTGTTTGCGCTCAGGGCAGCAGATGGAGCAGAGTGAAGCGCGCTGCCTTCCTCACTCCGGGACAGGCAGGAGAAACGGGCTGCAGGAGGGAGGCTGCGCTTTTATACTGAGGCGTAGGCCTCGGGCGCAACGTGAGGACGACGTGTGTTTATGTGCGTCTGTGATGTGTGTGCTGCTGTCTGTGGGTGTCAGCACGTTCACACGGCTATACAGAAGCAATTcttgcattcagtgactttaTGATTCATCAGAGAAGCTCTAGAAGGATTCCCAAAGGATTTGGGTTTGGGTGAAGTCCCTCTTTAAAGGCTCCTTGTAAAACCCAGGGGAGAATAGGTGGTGCTGACCAAGGTGCTGAACAAGTGAACATGGTTATTATATGTATAAGACAtgacaaagaaacaaaactCAGGTCAGCATGTGATGCAATGTGATTGCACTGGACTCAGTCCTATGGGACTAGATCCATAAGATCCATAATAAAtaagatgggtggatggatggatggatagatagatagatatacagatagatagatagacagatagatagatggatagatagatagatagatagatagatagatagacagatagatagatagatagatagacaggtaggtagtaagacaggcagatagatagatagatagatagatagatagatagacaggtaggtagTAAGACaggcagatatatatatatatatatatatatatatatatatatatatatatatagatagatagatagatagatagatagatagatagatagacagatagacaggtaaGTAGtaagacaggcagatagatagatatatatatagatagatagatagatagatagatagatagatagatagatatacagatagatagatagatagatagatagatagatagatagatagatagatagatagacaggtaggtagtaagacaggcagatagatagatatatatatagatagatagatagatagatagatagatggatagatagatagatagatatacagatagatagatagatagatagatagatagatagacagatagacagatagacaggtaggtagtaagacaggcagatagatagatatatagatagatagatagatagatagatagatagatagatagatagatagatagacaggtaggtagtaagacaggcagatagatagatagatagatagatagatagatagatagatagatagatagatagatagatagacaggtaggtagtaagacaggcagatagatagatatatatatagatagatagatagatagatagatagatagatagatagatagatagatatacagatagatagatagatagatagatagatagatagacagatagacagatagacaggtaggtagtaagacaggcagatagatagatatatagatatatagatagatagatagatagatagatagatagatagacaggtaggtagtaagacaggcagatagatagatagatagatagatagatagatagatagatagatagatagatagatagatagatagacaggtaggtagTAAGACAagtagatagattgatagatagatagatatatagataaatagatagatagatagacaggtaggtagatagacagacagatagatagatagatagatagatagatagatagatagatagatagatagatagatagatagatagatagatagattggttggttgattgattgattgattgattgattgattgatagatagatagatagatagacagatagatagatagatagatagatagatagatagatagatagatagatagatagacagatagacaggtaggtagatagatagatagatagatagatagatagatagatagatagatagatagatagatagatagatagatagacagattgattgattgattgaactTTTCAGACGTCCTGTTCCATTCACCTCCATTCACTAAATCTGACTCTGAATGACGTAGCTTACATCTTAATCATTTACTAATAGCAACAAATGTAATAAACCAGAATATGAATGTCATGTCATCTACCAGAGGAGACATAATACAGAGTATtgaaaacaaacagataaatataataaaatataactgtactataaatataatataatgtatattcatttatattgaatatatatacaattatttgtTTAATCTAACGCTAATTCTAAAGGGGATAATTGAAcgttatttctattttttactTTGGGCAGAACAGGAATGTGCCAAAACGGAACCTGAGATTGATCCGCATATTTAACCCGGGTCTACTAACGAACGCACCTACGCAGTGTTTGCAATTCACAAACGCTTTCTTCACATGGGTTGAGGACAGCGTCGCCCTGCCTACGCTGGTTACGTACTACCGCCTCAGCGCGGTTGGGTGGGACTTTAGCTTTATCTTTAGCTCTGCCGGCTGCGACTGACTGATACCAGCGATGTGTTTAACTGGCTGCTAAACTTTTGAGCTTAAACTTTTGAATAAGAGCCGCTCCGAGATAATAAAGGCGTCCAGTTACTGAAGCGACTTTTGGTAAAGAAATGAACGTATTTGTGTTTCCTCGCGTGGCTGTTTGTTTGGAATAGCCAGCTGTGTTAGCATCGCGCTACATTACCTGTCATTGTTTGCAGCATCTAGTGTGTGTTTGCGTTTTTACAGTGCAAAATAGGCCTAAGAACAGGGTGTGAAATATAGTTTAAACATagtttacatttaataaaatgattttaGCACCGTAACGTTAATGTTAGCTACTGAAATGCAAAGCTGTCGACGGTGTCGTTCTGGGTCTCCCATTGGTCTCCGTTGTCGTCTTTAATGTAAATCATGAAATAcatagctagcactagctagctaaataagTTAGCTATGGTTAATGCTTAGTGTCCGCCTAGTTCGTCGTTGTTCTAACTAACTCAtgcactgtgtgtccaaatgtttgtagacacccttctaatgaacgcattcagctactttaggatgcacccgttgctgacacagcatGCACATACAGCTTGTAGAAGAGTACTGACAATAGAAAAGGACCCTGGCatcatgcttaatgccaggcgtggacttatgggatataaagcccccccaccagcattgagctgtggagcagtggaactgtgttctctggaattatggtccTCCCTCCAGTACTTATATCCAGAGGAATTTGGCATTTGGGGATGAGTGGTGATAGTCATCCAACAACGTTCAAcactctgacctcactaacactgttgtCACCGAATACAGAGATGGCACTGGTTAAACATGCACCCCTAATAAGATCTTTGTTGTTCTGCAGACCCACTGCAGACATGGCCAAACGCAGGATTACTCAGGAGACGTTTGACGCCGTGGTTAGGGAGAACATCGACGAGTTTGAGATGGATGAAAGTGAAGCTCTGAGAGAAGCTATCGAACAGTTTGAGTCTCAGGGTAATGTCACTAGTTCATTATTGCTACAGTGATTTTTAAGCAGTGGTCACCCAGATCTTGCACTCCTCATTCCGGTTAATAAGGTCTTCTGAAGGCTGGAATTGGAGGGGTGGACAGGTGGGCACGATGGGCATAGATCAGAGGTGCTGGGTTAGTGACCACTGCTTTGCACACATTGCTTTCTTACTTTAAATAGGAAAGCAGTtctgatttttgttttgtacaatttctATGTAAGGTGTGGACCTCAGTAACATTGTGAAGGCCGTACCGAATGCATCTTCTGAAGAGACCACAGAGGATCAGACTCATGAAGTTCTTCAGGTACAGTGTGGTTTGTtttcatgaatgtaaatgtggacTGTTTGGACTGTCTGTTAGAAAGTCCAGATCGATCTGCTCTTTGTTAGGGCAGGAAGGTTGCTATAGGAAACTCATTGCTTATTGTACCTGTCTAAAAGATCCAGTAGGGGGAGCCCTTGTGATCTTCTATTGGGATAGAATAAATGAAACAGCATACTTTTATTGAATTATCCCGGTTCAggggtatacacacacatacactatatggacaaaaggatTGAGAAATTGAGGGATAAAAAATGTTCATATGTTTACAGCTTTTtgacacatagtgtatataaCACTAAAGTGATGATATTCCAAGTAGTGTTTGATCCATGATCCATGCTGGATCCATGCTGGTTCATTCGTCATAAAATGCTTGAGGAACTTCTATCTTACTTGGTTTTTTGGCATGACCGCAACAATATTTACCATTCAGACCGGTTCAGCACATGACCTTGTGTGTGCTTATTTTTCACCCAGGCTGTTCAGTCTCTCAGAAGCGCGCTAGAGTCCTCTTCCACATCCATGGTGGCCGATCTGAAGCTCTTCACGGAGCAGTGCATCCTTGGTTTCGCTCAGCGTTACCTGGCAGCACAGAAGGAGGCCTATCCCACAATTCTGTCCTGCTGCCAGCATGCTGGCGAGGACAAACAATTGCTCTCTGCTGCTCTAGCTGCTCTCTCTGCCCTCACAGACGGGCAGCCGGACCTTCTGGACGCCGAGGGCCAGGGTTTTTTGATTGGCACCTTACGCACGCACCAGGAGGACCCGGCCCTTACCTGCCTGGCTGTCCGGACGGTGCGCCACTGCTGTCTGAAGCACGAGCAGAACAGGCAGGACCTGGTGAAGGCTGGTGTTCTAACATTGCTCGCCAGCACCATCAGGAACCATGTGGAGCGACCCGAGGTGGTCAAGGAGGCTTGTATCACTCTCAGGGTCATGACTTTTGACGACGATGTGCGCGTTCCTTTCGGCCATGCGCACGAACATGCCAAAATGATCGTATTGGAGCAGAACGGGTTGAAGGTCATTGTGGAAGCTGCTAAAGGTTAGCTGTGGGCATTAAGGACAGATTAAGAAACCACTGCTGTAAAATTAACCTGTGAACTGTAAAGTACTGAGTTAAATTCTTACCCTCCACTCCTCTCCAGCACACCCCGAGAACATGTCTGTCCTCAGTGAGCTGTGTGCCACTCTGTCCCGCCTTGCCGTGAGGAACGAGTTCTGCCAGGACATTGTGGACCTCGGAGGGCTGAAGTTTATGATGACGCTGCTGGCGAACAGCTTGGACTGTCAGGTGACTATTTTGGTTTTGAACATCCTTAGGGTTTTAGTCAGTTATGCGAATATGTATTCGAAGTGAACAGCAGCAGTCATGCTACTAATAAGGCCCCATTCAAGTAGGCAGAACTGTCAAAgacctcttctcttttcttgcaGGACCTTGTAAAGCAGGTGCTAAGTGCATTGCGGGCAATTGCAGGAAACGATGATGTGAAGGATGCCATTGTGAACGCGGGCGGGACTGAACTTATAGTCATGGCGATAAATCGTCACATGGGGAATGCACAGGTATGCCTTTTGTCACTCAGAGATTGAACAAGGGATGTCTCCATCCAGTTGTTTAGCCCTATGACTAGCAGTTTTTTTGTGACAGCTGGAAGGCAGTGATTATTTTTGGCAtagcacagaaaaaaatgaaaaagcttCTAATGAATTACTGGCTTTTGACTTTTCTAATAGGCAAAGTGGATTAGACTAGTCATGAGTAACATGTTCACTCTAAACCCATCTCTGTCTTTGATTCTGTATCAGGTGTGTGAACAGGGCTGCGCTGCTCTGTGCGTGCTTGCTCTGCGGAAGCCCCACAACTGCAAAGTCATCATGGAGAGTGGAGGGGCACTGGCTGCCCTACAGGCCATGAAGACCCATCCGGCTGAAGTCAGTGTCCAGGTCAGCAAAGTGCAATGATGCAGCACTTTTTCCATGTTGCGTTTAAGGCTGCCGCCTACTCTGGAACAGGATGCAGCGGTTCCtcattcataataataatttatttataaatatatttttcatttaggatttttgtttttgcattgcatttgtTTTTGCCATTGTTTATGTCATACTGACATACTCGCAATCGAACCAAAAGAGAGGTAAAATTACACGTATGATAGAAGGTCGGCATAAGGTGGGTGTCAGTGGGTCCTGCGTGACCTACACAATATCTAGCGGGGGgaaaaaatctatttaaaacCTAACCACAGCAttcataaacatgttttattaaatcACATCATAAATTACTgtgtagtgtggtagtgtgtggtttgggacataGCCCTGCTAAACTACAGCGTCAGGCAGAAGTTGTTAAAGCAATGTGGGCACGGATACTGACCTGTGATGAAGCGGGCAGATTTGGGTGGCATGGCATTGGTGGAGTGGGTGGCAGGGTTGATGGTAGATTTTGCAAGCAGGAGTGAACCCCAGCCTATGCACAACTTGTTTGCTTTAGATGCCTTTGGTTCGTATTGTGTTCATACTTCAAACAAACAGAGCAGTCGCACCAGGGTTCGAATTAATTCAAACCAAAGCTGATAAGTATAAACTCACCCTAAGAAGGAACCACACATATATGGTTTTGTGCAGGTTTAGACACCCCAGGTCAGATGACATGTTTTGGATTTTACAAGTTAAAATGTTCACATCTATAGCTAAAGCACAATTACTGCTTAATTAGTTATCATTACTGCATaattatttgcttaatttaacattgCAAAAAAGAAATTTAAAGTGTTGTGTGCAAAAGTAAAGGCACCtttaaatgcattgttttttgtttttgtttttacttcaGAAAATAAGTACTGTAGTGTGAGAAATCTGTGGTGGACAGAATTCTAATTTCAGTGTTTCATGTTTTTGACTTAGAAAGcaacaataatatataatttgtccataattattaatattactattgTTGctcttatttgtattttgtgaTCCAAAAATATCCTGATTATAAATGTACATGTATTGTTTATCCCTGATTTTAACTATGTTCTCCTTTCCATCATTACAGAAACAGTCCTGCATGCTGTTGAGGAACCTGGTCGCCCGCACCCGTGACTTCAGCCAGTCCATACTTGACATGGGAGCGGAAGCTCTAATTGGTCAGGCCC comes from the Salminus brasiliensis chromosome 23, fSalBra1.hap2, whole genome shotgun sequence genome and includes:
- the armc6 gene encoding armadillo repeat-containing protein 6 isoform X1: MVLPPVLISRGIWHLGMSGDSHPTTFNTLTSLTLLSPNTEMALVKHAPLIRSLLFCRPTADMAKRRITQETFDAVVRENIDEFEMDESEALREAIEQFESQGVDLSNIVKAVPNASSEETTEDQTHEVLQAVQSLRSALESSSTSMVADLKLFTEQCILGFAQRYLAAQKEAYPTILSCCQHAGEDKQLLSAALAALSALTDGQPDLLDAEGQGFLIGTLRTHQEDPALTCLAVRTVRHCCLKHEQNRQDLVKAGVLTLLASTIRNHVERPEVVKEACITLRVMTFDDDVRVPFGHAHEHAKMIVLEQNGLKVIVEAAKAHPENMSVLSELCATLSRLAVRNEFCQDIVDLGGLKFMMTLLANSLDCQDLVKQVLSALRAIAGNDDVKDAIVNAGGTELIVMAINRHMGNAQVCEQGCAALCVLALRKPHNCKVIMESGGALAALQAMKTHPAEVSVQKQSCMLLRNLVARTRDFSQSILDMGAEALIGQALASHRDCGDVGRAALRDLGCQVELRELWTGNKGSLTN
- the armc6 gene encoding armadillo repeat-containing protein 6 isoform X2, translating into MAKRRITQETFDAVVRENIDEFEMDESEALREAIEQFESQGVDLSNIVKAVPNASSEETTEDQTHEVLQAVQSLRSALESSSTSMVADLKLFTEQCILGFAQRYLAAQKEAYPTILSCCQHAGEDKQLLSAALAALSALTDGQPDLLDAEGQGFLIGTLRTHQEDPALTCLAVRTVRHCCLKHEQNRQDLVKAGVLTLLASTIRNHVERPEVVKEACITLRVMTFDDDVRVPFGHAHEHAKMIVLEQNGLKVIVEAAKAHPENMSVLSELCATLSRLAVRNEFCQDIVDLGGLKFMMTLLANSLDCQDLVKQVLSALRAIAGNDDVKDAIVNAGGTELIVMAINRHMGNAQVCEQGCAALCVLALRKPHNCKVIMESGGALAALQAMKTHPAEVSVQKQSCMLLRNLVARTRDFSQSILDMGAEALIGQALASHRDCGDVGRAALRDLGCQVELRELWTGNKGSLTN